Proteins from one Streptosporangium becharense genomic window:
- a CDS encoding carboxylesterase family protein: MPTSVEELVRLAGTLAPPAQDRDRRASVGIWPSEYADYGRMSAQLRAERPHVLDLRYGPDPRHIVDVFLPAERPEPAPVIVFFHGGALEEGHPRRYGFLARPYVDRGAIFVSAGYRLISDEVAEQRRKAEADLGAYVHQVTGEAAQAVAASRLAVAEAGVDAAVDARAAIAWVYHNIAAFGGDPERITVAGHSSGAMVTVAAACADDWQEAHGVPRDVVRTMVPVGGRYGLWLANAIIAGERVDDPPRVWDLRRAPGSVVVFGEEEYDGVEEEDPSRFGDCALIGRGLLGALRELRERRGRGADDIVEVALSPRGHWETLRSLAQEDGPTLRAVLAAMGLAEGGKA, translated from the coding sequence GTGCCCACGTCAGTCGAGGAGCTCGTCCGGCTCGCCGGGACGCTCGCTCCGCCCGCGCAGGACCGCGACCGGCGCGCGTCGGTGGGCATCTGGCCCTCCGAGTACGCCGACTACGGCCGGATGAGCGCGCAGCTCCGCGCCGAGCGACCGCATGTGCTCGACCTCAGGTACGGGCCCGACCCCCGCCACATCGTGGACGTCTTCCTGCCCGCCGAGCGGCCGGAGCCGGCCCCTGTGATCGTCTTCTTCCACGGAGGCGCCCTGGAGGAGGGACACCCCCGGCGCTACGGCTTCCTCGCCCGCCCGTACGTGGACCGGGGTGCGATCTTCGTGAGCGCCGGCTACCGGCTGATCTCCGACGAGGTCGCCGAGCAGCGCCGCAAGGCCGAAGCCGACCTCGGCGCCTACGTCCACCAGGTCACCGGCGAGGCGGCGCAGGCCGTCGCCGCGTCCCGCCTGGCCGTGGCCGAGGCCGGGGTGGACGCGGCCGTCGACGCCCGGGCCGCCATCGCATGGGTCTACCACAACATCGCCGCCTTCGGCGGAGACCCCGAGCGGATCACGGTCGCCGGGCACTCCTCGGGCGCCATGGTCACGGTCGCCGCCGCCTGCGCGGACGACTGGCAGGAGGCGCACGGGGTGCCGCGCGATGTCGTCCGGACGATGGTCCCGGTCGGCGGCCGCTACGGGCTGTGGCTCGCGAACGCGATCATCGCGGGCGAACGCGTCGACGACCCGCCGCGCGTGTGGGATCTGCGTCGCGCACCCGGCAGCGTCGTGGTGTTCGGCGAGGAGGAGTACGACGGCGTCGAGGAGGAGGACCCGTCGCGGTTCGGCGACTGCGCGCTCATCGGGCGTGGTCTGCTCGGCGCGCTCAGAGAACTGAGGGAACGCCGGGGGCGAGGCGCCGACGACATCGTCGAGGTCGCGCTGAGCCCGCGCGGGCACTGGGAGACCCTGCGCTCGCTCGCCCAGGAGGACGGCCCGACGCTGCGTGCCGTCCTGGCGGCCATGGGGCTCGCCGAGGGAGGGAAGGCGTGA
- a CDS encoding CapA family protein, translated as MGSDILVLGAVGDLILDAPGPDAYFEPSLEVLRSFDVLIGHVETPYTLRGHEESTDVAAPACPPDRLDALGRAGFTIGTLAGNHIADRGAPGVADTLAALHRLGIATAGAGPDLAAARRPAVVERGGLRVGVLSYNCVGPDGAKATSGKAGAAYVDVHTVYGKPFGGPGGMPMEISTFLDRRSLAAFQDDVQALRGDVDVLIVALHKGVLHVPVEIAQYEVDLARAAVDAGADAVLGHHAHILKGVQIHAGKPVFHGLGNFVTVTSALSPSPDNSPERRAWAARRRRLAGFDPDPAMPRYPFHPESRNTGIAILRVGSHGVTAGFLPCWIDDDARPVPVTGDRGEAVVRYLERISREAGFAVRMDWDGRTAAVHPITA; from the coding sequence ATGGGCAGTGACATCCTCGTCCTGGGCGCGGTGGGCGACCTGATCCTCGACGCCCCCGGTCCCGACGCGTACTTCGAGCCGAGCCTTGAGGTGCTGCGGTCCTTCGACGTCCTCATCGGCCACGTCGAGACCCCGTACACGCTGCGCGGGCACGAGGAGAGCACCGACGTCGCCGCCCCCGCCTGTCCCCCGGACCGGCTCGACGCCCTGGGCCGAGCCGGATTCACCATCGGCACCCTGGCGGGCAACCACATCGCCGACCGGGGTGCGCCGGGCGTCGCCGACACCCTCGCGGCCCTGCACCGCCTCGGCATCGCCACCGCCGGAGCCGGACCTGACCTGGCCGCGGCGCGGCGGCCCGCCGTCGTCGAACGCGGCGGCCTGCGGGTGGGCGTCCTCAGCTACAACTGCGTCGGCCCGGACGGGGCCAAGGCCACCTCGGGAAAGGCCGGGGCCGCCTACGTGGACGTGCACACCGTGTACGGCAAGCCCTTCGGCGGGCCCGGCGGCATGCCCATGGAGATCAGCACCTTCCTCGACCGCCGTTCGCTGGCCGCGTTCCAGGACGATGTCCAGGCTCTTCGCGGCGACGTGGACGTCCTGATCGTCGCGCTGCACAAGGGCGTCCTGCACGTTCCCGTGGAGATCGCCCAGTACGAGGTGGACCTGGCCAGGGCCGCGGTGGACGCCGGGGCCGACGCCGTCCTCGGACACCACGCCCACATCCTCAAGGGCGTGCAGATCCACGCGGGCAAGCCGGTCTTCCACGGGCTCGGCAACTTCGTGACCGTCACGTCCGCGCTCAGCCCGTCCCCGGACAACTCGCCGGAACGGCGCGCCTGGGCGGCCCGCCGCCGCAGGCTCGCCGGGTTCGACCCGGACCCGGCGATGCCCCGGTACCCCTTCCACCCCGAAAGCCGCAACACCGGAATCGCGATCCTGCGGGTCGGCTCCCACGGCGTCACCGCGGGGTTCCTGCCCTGCTGGATCGACGACGACGCGCGGCCCGTCCCGGTCACCGGCGACCGGGGAGAGGCCGTCGTGCGCTACCTGGAACGCATCTCGCGCGAGGCGGGCTTCGCCGTCCGCATGGACTGGGACGGCCGGACCGCCGCCGTCCACCCGATC
- a CDS encoding carboxylesterase/lipase family protein: MDPIVKTEAGAVRGVRNPTHLTFRNIPYAAPPVGRLRFAAAQPAPPWAGVLDGTGPGPVAPQRFEEIDRRLGAVELPSDEAGALHLTVHTPGLEGKRPVFVWIHGGSYTSGSSAWRIYDGARFARDGVVFVGFNYRLGAFGFLDLRAHFPDDGLLTANPALSDAVLALRWIRDNIAAFGGDPDSVTIAGESAGAGMVTALLTSPQARGLFHRAVPQSGMNFCIQEPEQSAAIAGNLLRRLGVRAGDRAALEAVSTETLLQASEDRACLLDGVPGGPHLAWNMHRDPETLPTGGYEPFAAGSLSQIDLLIGTTADENKLRWLAEEPTGIDEGVDIDDPEQVRRLREVYRKAGRAEKEWEISEAIVNDLSYLVPATRAAEEHARHGGRTFMYLFTWRSPVLDGRLGACHALENAFVFDRLQSPEFHGPRPPQWLADAIHGAWIRFARTGRPGHPLLPEWPEFDPESRAVMELGATCRVVYDPRGREFRAWRDLPASVFGVA; the protein is encoded by the coding sequence ATGGATCCCATCGTCAAGACCGAAGCGGGTGCCGTGCGCGGGGTGCGGAACCCGACCCACCTGACCTTCCGTAACATCCCGTACGCGGCGCCGCCCGTGGGACGGCTCCGCTTCGCCGCGGCCCAGCCCGCCCCGCCCTGGGCGGGGGTTCTCGACGGGACCGGGCCGGGACCTGTCGCGCCGCAGCGCTTCGAGGAGATCGATCGCCGCCTCGGGGCCGTCGAACTGCCCTCGGACGAGGCCGGCGCGCTGCACCTGACCGTGCACACCCCCGGCCTCGAAGGAAAACGGCCGGTCTTCGTCTGGATCCACGGCGGGTCCTATACCTCGGGTTCCAGCGCCTGGCGCATCTACGACGGTGCCCGGTTCGCCCGCGACGGCGTGGTCTTCGTCGGGTTCAACTACCGGCTCGGCGCCTTCGGCTTCCTCGACCTGCGCGCTCACTTCCCCGACGACGGGCTTCTCACCGCCAACCCGGCCCTCAGCGACGCGGTGCTCGCCCTGCGCTGGATCAGGGACAACATCGCGGCCTTCGGCGGAGACCCGGACTCGGTGACGATCGCGGGCGAGTCGGCGGGCGCCGGCATGGTCACCGCGCTCCTGACCTCGCCCCAGGCCCGCGGCCTGTTCCACCGGGCCGTTCCACAGTCCGGCATGAACTTCTGTATCCAGGAACCCGAACAGTCGGCGGCCATCGCCGGCAACCTCCTGCGCCGGCTCGGCGTGCGCGCCGGAGACCGGGCGGCGCTGGAGGCCGTTTCCACCGAAACCCTTCTGCAGGCGTCCGAGGACCGGGCATGCCTGCTCGACGGGGTGCCCGGCGGCCCGCACCTCGCCTGGAACATGCACCGCGACCCCGAGACGCTGCCGACAGGCGGCTACGAGCCGTTCGCCGCGGGCTCCCTGTCGCAGATCGACCTGCTCATCGGCACCACGGCCGACGAGAACAAGCTCCGGTGGCTGGCCGAGGAACCCACGGGGATCGACGAGGGCGTCGACATCGACGACCCGGAGCAGGTGCGAAGGCTCCGGGAGGTCTACCGGAAGGCGGGCCGGGCGGAGAAGGAGTGGGAGATCTCCGAGGCCATCGTCAACGACCTGAGCTATCTGGTGCCCGCGACACGCGCGGCCGAGGAGCACGCGCGCCATGGCGGCCGCACGTTCATGTACCTGTTCACCTGGCGCAGCCCGGTCCTCGACGGCAGGCTCGGCGCCTGTCACGCGCTGGAGAACGCCTTCGTCTTCGACCGGCTCCAGTCGCCCGAGTTCCACGGTCCGCGACCGCCCCAATGGCTCGCCGACGCCATCCACGGCGCCTGGATCCGCTTCGCCCGCACGGGCCGTCCCGGCCACCCCCTCCTGCCCGAGTGGCCCGAGTTCGATCCGGAGAGCCGGGCCGTCATGGAGCTCGGCGCGACCTGCCGCGTCGTGTACGACCCGAGAGGCAGAGAGTTCCGCGCCTGGCGCGACCTGCCCGCGTCGGTCTTCGGCGTGGCGTGA